A window of Solanum stenotomum isolate F172 chromosome 9, ASM1918654v1, whole genome shotgun sequence genomic DNA:
aaATTCAAAGAAGAGAACAAAACACAGTCTTTTTTAAAAGACAcgtttgttttcttttaaaaccAAACTCACGCCTGATTCTTCTTCTCCCCTTAGAAATAgaattctgagttctagttaattATGAGCACGGTagggaccacaaaattaattactgaggcttcctattatgaaaataattctaaattattaatttgaattattcttaccataataaattacaaatcattccactagaaattcgtaattgcactcctttatttatatttcgaaattccccattaaacactAATGTAATTTCCCACGTTAAGATTGCAGatattaatcaataaattaaattactgactaatttaattcaatgattagtttcctttagagcactacttaacttatttcatgtgtcaaattcataaatccacttgcaaggtttgacacgatgaaaacttataagcttctcaaaaaggcatatcaatcaatctctataatgagacatggattccatcaactaacttattatttcaccaatatatattattatcattcaATCTATCAGGCATATTGgcccatctcagaatctcaccttttaataaatcaaaacgataattaatatatacatattataatagttatatcaagattaagaatataagtacatttaacagtttagagaatatgtttttgtcAGCCAATCTAAAACAACTGtctctactcggtcccgttcaatacattaaaatgcactagcacaagaagttggaactatatcatttccataatcaagataaattacatataatcttgtgctacaatcgtaccgatgacatgtccaatttccattctagattgtgaacaaaaaactttatacttataagaaccgatgatttaatcctctgtgcataaactaaaactctacacactaaatcatctactatataagtaaacaaacaccataaacgaatatatggtCTATTAAAACtgagcaaatatttattctataataaatattatatcttaacATATGGttataatagtatatatcccaacaatctcccacttagactttcaaccatcacaattgttataatgtattttatctaaatgcatggttaatagtatataccctaacaatctcccacttagataTTTAATATTGAAAATTGTTAGAATACTATGTCTAAACatatgattaatagtatataccctaacaataAATCCATTGAATGAGTGAATTGTCCATTACTCAATAAATAAACGACTTACATTCATGTATGTATATTCCGTAGGTTCTATGAACCATTTTGGATGATAATGTACTCATTAATTTGGgcatttaatatattaatttttggaGTGATTTATCAACCTATAAATAGGGTTGTCATTCACCATTGTATTAAACACTTGAAGACATTTGAATAAAATGATCTCTACATTTTTCTCTCAATATCTCTTGCAGTATATTGCTCATATTTTATAacacaataaattacaataattaacaacttaaaatttttaacagacatataaaaatatttcgatcaaaagaaatttttaatttgactctcaaaatttcaattatatCATATCAATGAAAATCATTTACAACCCCAAATTTTGGGTTAAAAATCAAACTTCCCCTCAACTTTGAGAAACAATCATTCTCCCACTTTTATCCTATGCAAAGTCTATTCTACCCTTGCCATTTCTAAATCtttgtatttttagatttttattaaGTTCATTAACTTTATAAGCAGGATAATTCTTTTATAAGTTTGTGTAATAAAATCTaatgttattaatttttttatgattatatatatatatatatatatatatatattaagttcGTATGTATGAATGTATTATATGTATGCATATTTAATTTTGGCATAAAATCAGCTTGGGTGTATCTCATGTTAATTATCATGCTGAACGTGCgtgtttacttgttcaactttatatataagtttaagtatCTACTTGTACGCACCTAAATTTGAAAGGCGTAGATGACAGCTAAAGCCAAGTTAAAAGGGCATGTTTATGTAATTATGCTTACCTCTTATAATTCTCTATTATCTCTGTTAGTTCTTTGGATTTTGATTgtcattaatgaaatattttctaattataattttaaatctatttaCAATATACATAgataatcttttaaaaaattgttatgaaatttatctttattttttattaattattttctgctACTTGTATATATCACATTAttgataacaatatttttttagtccTGTTCATTTGTTTCATTATAGAAcgacattatattatatactcaatcaatattttctctttcttttggacaaaaataatatttttttatagaaaatttgttatatagattaaagtataaaaatattatgattttaaaaaagtataaaaaaaaagaagaaagaataaaataaaggtTGATAATGTAAGGGTAAAGTAGACatttaaaaaagttaattagGAAAAGGGAGGGGAAGAGAATGATTATTTATCGAAGTTGAGGGGGGAGTTTGATTTTTAAGGTAAAGTTCGGAGTGTAAATAATTTTCATCACTCACTTTTACAATATAATTTATGTTatgcatatatatttattgtgcCTTGTTATTAACGAGATGACACCACAACACATGGGAGTGTAACGCCTGCTCTTGTCACTCTAAGAAGAATCAGTTGTAATGGCAACTCCTTTCATCTTCAAACGTAATGATTCTTCCAAATACGACTTTGTTAAGGTACTACATCCCTTCAACTTCAACTAATTAAATCAGTGTATTTCTTGTTTAATAGACTAATTAAACTAATAGTTTTgctaattaatctttttttttttaaattgtttttttaaggTGAAAGTATGGCTAGGTGATAATGATGATCATTACTATGTTCTCTCCAGATTTTTGCTAACCAGAATGTTAACTGTCACTAAGGTCGTGTCCACCCCTAATctacttaattaattcatttttcttctaCATATAATGATTAGTTAtcttttgtttttgaatttttataatatttgttatacTAATACACTTTACATGTAAGTTAGTTATATAGATTCGATCggtttattaaattatattatgcGACTCCACATGGATCTACTGTTAGGTACACCTCATTCAATAACTCCATtcttaattttataacaatcacaaacacttcttttaataaataaataaattatagatCTACCTTGCTCCAAAAGTCAGTGTTATAATCTCATTTCAATGGAAAAAtcattttggccaaattttttgGCTAGAATGATAGtttttctatgttattttaattttttaaatatttttaccttttcaacttaaatacattttaactaaaaaaatgaaaaaaagatcagtttgttttaaaataaaaaaaatattaaagttcttttattttctggccaaattttctgaccaTTTAACACTTCCCCATTTCAATTATTCAACGATTTTATTTTACCAAGTTAGGCGTTAGCCCAAATGATTGacatttatttctttcaatGTCACAACACAAGACATTATTTGTAACAAGTGACGTACAGTTTATTAAATTAGTAATGTATTATCTATTATTTCTACGTAAGGTGACAATTACATATCCAAGACCCCCAACACAAATAAACAGTATAAGTACCTTATAGATTACTTCGTTAAAAAGAATTGCTATGAAAATTCATGTGAGGATGCCTGTTATGGTTGAATATACACGTGGAACTTCCTTAGATTTTTAAACATGTTTTACACGTGCCATACATGTTCTTTCTATTTCTTAAAGCTCTTCGCATCACCCGCATTAATTAATTGCCATTAGATTTaatgtcgctaaaggctttagaaacatcaaagattaaagagtgttaattattgctaaatatgtatatacacagtaacaaagagtgttaaaacCTTCACCAGCACTTAATTGTCATTGGATTCAATGTGGCTAAAGGCTTtagaaatatttacaaattaaagAGCTATGTATTTTGGCATGTTTGCAGATACCAAATCATGTGTCAGTTAAAATTGCCCTTGATCTTAAAAAGCTTCTTGTTGACAACAGCCTTCTTGATGTGTACGTATGACGTTGTAACTTATATAATATTCTTCTCAATTCGATGTTTTATGTACTTATCTGTAAAACTAATTGTTTACCACTTCTTGTGCAGTTCACAAGCAGATTTAGAGGCAAACTTGTTTAAGGTACCACTTTTTGTTGTGTGTGTATTTCCACTCAGTTTTTTTTATGCTCAAATAATGTCTGAGTGATTGTTTCTGATCATTCCATCTCTTTTATCTTGAGATGTGGATTTTTCATTGATGAGTTCGATATTGCAAATGCAAAGAGAACATGCCTCTCATTTTGCTAGAATGTTGGATATATACAGTCTTTTGCCTTTTTCTGTTGGTTATTCTCTTTCATATACCGACTAATAAACAAATACTATGAACAAGTACATAAGACTAAGTCACTGCCCTGCTTTAGCTTATAATGACTCAAAAAGTGAGCAATATAGCTTCATGATTTCCTCAAATTGCTAGGCATTTGAAGAAACTTGTTGTTTTCTTGGTACTAACTTGAAAATGCAGTTAGAACGGTTAAATCAGAAGAGAACTTTGGATGAGGATCATACGTAAGCTGAGATGTCCTCAATGTCTTTAATTAGGCATCTCATGGTCCTTTCAGGTGATGTTGAATAATCATGTTTGACACAAAAATGTGCATGTCCCTAATAAAAAAGCTTTTGAAGTGTTATTAATGTACATGATCTTGCAatctaacaaaagaaaaaagtggTCAATTTTTCTTTCTCCCATGCCAACCACTTCCACAAGATATTACTGCGGAACCTATTGCctcaaccaattttttttaacaaggaTAGGTCATGCAGAAAAGATTTAGGTCCAGTTTCCGCAGTTTGCTTTATCAGAACTAGGTAAACATCTCATTCTAGTTCATGTTGATTTAACAAAGACAGATCAAATGCAAAATATATTTAGATACAATTCCGTGTTTTCTTATTCATAACTATATAAACATCTCATTATAGTTCATGTTCAACCTGCCTTAGCTTTCTTTCTGGATTGAAGTTTTCAAAGTTTAAGTGGGAGACCTACACTGAATTTCATTGAATCCTCCTGCAGCTTATGAAGCGGAGAGGTTTTGGAGATGAGTATATAAAACGTTATAAAATGATGACAAGGTGAGTGATATATTCTTTCTCGCCTGGTAATTCTTGTTTATGGTATACCTATTTTGCAAAGTGTATTTTTAATCACATCCATCTCCTTTTCGTATATGTTCCTAGATTTCACCATCAGAGAGTTCCTCTTGTAATTCTTGTTTGTGGTACTGCCTGTGTTGGGAAGTCTACTATTGCTACCCAACTCGCACAACGCCTGAACTTGCCAAATGTCTTGCAGGTATCTATTCCTTATAAATTTCTTGGATTTGCTTCCATATTTCTTATTTGGACTTAGAAGCATGTACTCCACTGCTTTCTTATCCATTCACgagcattttatttttttaacagaCAGAGATGGTGTATGAATTGCTGCGCACATCAACAGAGTACGTACTATCTCTGCAGATTAAATTCTTCAGTTTTGATACATTTTAGGCATAACTACATAAATAGATACTCAAACTTGGCCTCGGCTGGTAAGTAagcactccaactttgagtatgcaTATCTAGATACCTCAGTCGTTCTCCATTGTGTCAGTTGAACACTCCAACatacaaaatgatcatctagacacctttaaaatttatgtgtcatgtCAGCTTCGGGTGTCCACGAGACACAATGGGAATGAGCTGGAGTGTTTAGTTGCCAATTGAGATCACGTTGATGTGTCTAGATGTGCACTCTCAAAGTTGGAGTGATTACTAATTTCTtgaggccaagtttgagtgTTTGTTGAGTATTATGCCTACATTTTATGAGCAGTTATTTTAGTGTCATGTCTGTTAGAGTTTTTGCTGAGAATTCAGTTCCGTTGATATTTACGCACCTTGTAAATTTATGTCAGTGCACCTTTAACGTCTTCTCCAGTATGGACACGTGATTTCAGCTCACCAGAGGAGCTAATGACTGAATTTTGCAGAGAATGCAGAATAATATGGAAAGGTAATTTGAGACATATCCGTATAAGTATCTGATTCAGAGCATATCAAGGAAATTGATCTATATTTTCCTCATTTATGTAGGTTTGGCTGGTGATTTGAGAAAAGCAACGAAAGATGGCAAACCGATTATAATTGAGGTATCACAATCCCCCAGgtttaattgtttattaaaGTTcactgtttttcttttttcaaatttgtttGAACTCTTTAATTGGTAAAGATGGAATGTGAGTAGCATACAGTATTACAGTTGATAGCAGCTGATTTGTATAGCATCAGCTTATTCAACAATTAAAAGCCGATATGAAGTTTACTTTCACTGCTATATGCAATTTTCGAATAATATATAACATCAACTTGTTCAATAATGAAGTTCCCTTTGGCCTCTACCTTCATTTTTCCAATTAAGATTTGACCATCCAATGATCCCTCTTTCATGGTAAAACAATGGCAGGGCATACATTTAGATCCTAGAATATTCCTGATGGAAGAACATAAATTACTACCACCGCCCACCGCAGACTACGAAGAACCAAACTTTTCCAAGGTCAAagaccacaaggaaatacaaaGGGGAAGTAATCACAGTATTGGACTTGGCAGTCAGAGTAACGGTAAAGATCTCTATCCTGAGAATGTTAGTTCGGATGGAGCATCTTCTGAGTCAGACAAGCTAGCAGATTCTCTGAAATCAATGGATATTGTCGAGAAAATTTCTGAAAATACAGGTACGTCTTGCTGCACTATTTCCACgttcattttcaaaaatatgatcCGCTCaacttctcctttttttttccttttaaaatattGGCAGAACCGGTGTCTCGTaacaaattttctggccatGCTGGCGAAACAGTTAATGATTCAGGAGCAGATCAAAATCCTGCTCACAGAAAACAAACTTCGGGTGATCTGCCAATATTTGTTCCTATAGTTCTAAGGATGGCGGACTTTGATCATAAGGTAGTGTAAATTCTATTAGTTTTTTTCTCTTCTAGATAAACAATTATGGCCAAGTGAATTAGAGTTCTTTACTACTGAATGTATGTTTGCTTCGCAATTTTCTTATACTTGAAGTTAAGAAGAATATGTCGTTGTCTTACATTTCAATTGTTCCCAATGATTTTTTCCATCTCTAcatattctttttcttgttattaATGTAATATGCAAGTAATAAGTTTTTTATATAATCTTATATTGAAATGTGTGACACAAAGGAATAGGACTGCTCCTCGATATTCTATTTCGGTGCTTAACATATTGAGAAAGTTTTCTACTTTTAATCAATAACCAGGCATTTCTGGAGGAGTGGGTAGCTACTCGTACATTCACGGAGAAGCATCCTGCCCAGGTTTCAAATGCTTTTATGCTTTCGATATAATTTAGTGAATGATTTTGTCAGTCTTTGATACATGTCCATGTCGCAGATTCTCTCTGTTCAAACTTTTATTGATGTCTACTCTTTCTGTTTTCGCGTATGAgtatttgattttgtaattGATATTAACACATATGTATGGGGCATGTTCCCTCGATTTTCATTTAAAAGCGG
This region includes:
- the LOC125876630 gene encoding uncharacterized protein LOC125876630, giving the protein MATPFIFKRNDSSKYDFVKVKVWLGDNDDHYYVLSRFLLTRMLTVTKIPNHVSVKIALDLKKLLVDNSLLDVSQADLEANLFKLMKRRGFGDEYIKRYKMMTRFHHQRVPLVILVCGTACVGKSTIATQLAQRLNLPNVLQTEMVYELLRTSTDAPLTSSPVWTRDFSSPEELMTEFCRECRIIWKGLAGDLRKATKDGKPIIIEGIHLDPRIFLMEEHKLLPPPTADYEEPNFSKVKDHKEIQRGSNHSIGLGSQSNGKDLYPENVSSDGASSESDKLADSLKSMDIVEKISENTEPVSRNKFSGHAGETVNDSGADQNPAHRKQTSGDLPIFVPIVLRMADFDHKAFLEEWVATRTFTEKHPAQVKDKVITNLMTIQDYLCSFTSQGLTVVDVSAATFPQTLDWLHNYLLQCLEQGF